ACGAAGGTGTTGAACTGGCGCTGGACATCATTGACACGCACGCCCGAGCCGGTCGGACTTTCACCTAGGATCACCAGCTCACGGTTGTATCCGGGGGTATAAACATTGCTGATATTGTTGCTAGTGGTGTAAAGCGCACTTTGCGCCGCATTGAGGCCACTGACACCGATCGCGAACATGCTCATGCTGGATTCCTTAACCTGTTATCACTGCTTATCGACCCCGGGGCGAGAATCTTTAGCCATCCGCTAATCAGGCCCAATCAATAGGAGAAAAAGACGCCGGCCAGCGAGCGTTCGGGCAATGGTTCGACCGCTCCCATAGTGTTCATCACCGCAATCAGCTTGCTCGCGTAGCGCGGATCCGTGGCGTAACCGCCACTCTGCAAGGCGTAGGCAGCCTGCTCGGCATTCGCGGCAGTGACGACTCCCGCATAACGCGGGTTGTCACCGATCAGCCGCGCATAATCGGTGAAGGCCTCTTCATACGAGCGATATGCGCGGAAGGTATCCTTCATCTGGGTGCGCTGGCCGTTGATGTATTCATGGGTAGTGATGTCGGTGGTCGCCCCCTGCCAGCGGCTGCCCGCCTTGATGCCGAAGAGGTTGTAGCTGTTGCCCCCGCCAGACGTGGGGATCTCGTGGCGTCCCCAGCCCGTCTCGAGTGCCGCCTGGGCCAGGATCAGCTCGGCCGGCACGCCCGTGGCACGACTTGCGGCCTGTGCGGGCTGAGCCAGCTTGTCCATGAAGCGCTGCACATGCTCGGCGCGACTGCCTTCTCCGGTTTGCGTGGGGCGCGATACTGTCTCGGTTCGGGGGGCAGCACTCGGCTCGGCGACAGCCTGTCCCGGAAGCTGGACATTCAGCTCATCCATGAAGCTTGGAGGCCTGCGTGCATCGATCTCGCCAAGGAAATCCTGTTCGGGGGGCAATGCATTGCTGCCATGCATGGCATCGCTCAGCACGCGCGGTGTACCGCGGGGAATGCCGGC
This DNA window, taken from Halomonas sp. TA22, encodes the following:
- the flgJ gene encoding flagellar assembly peptidoglycan hydrolase FlgJ; amino-acid sequence: MNAHDLGGQFALDTQGIQRLQHTARRDPSAGLPEAARQFEALFLNMMLKSMREASPQSDLFSSQQSEFYNSLLDQQWSQHLAGRGFGLAEQLINQLEGRGLVPVQSVARTQADELIAGIPRGTPRVLSDAMHGSNALPPEQDFLGEIDARRPPSFMDELNVQLPGQAVAEPSAAPRTETVSRPTQTGEGSRAEHVQRFMDKLAQPAQAASRATGVPAELILAQAALETGWGRHEIPTSGGGNSYNLFGIKAGSRWQGATTDITTHEYINGQRTQMKDTFRAYRSYEEAFTDYARLIGDNPRYAGVVTAANAEQAAYALQSGGYATDPRYASKLIAVMNTMGAVEPLPERSLAGVFFSY